The Aphelocoma coerulescens isolate FSJ_1873_10779 chromosome 15, UR_Acoe_1.0, whole genome shotgun sequence genome segment TTGGACTTGGCAAACTGATAAAGTTGGTCCTTTCTCTGTGCTTCCTCCACTGTTTCAAAACATAATAATTGTTTCAATTACTTCAGGTGAATAGACACAAAGCAAGTGCATTGCTAATGCTGTGTCTGTAGCAGTAGAAGGCGgtactgaaacaaaacaaaagcattttcttaagATCAACAGGATCTGTTTCTCCTCCAGATAAAAAGAGCACAAAACCCACAAGAAAACGAAAAAATCAAGTGTTTTCCttgggcttttcctcagcaccTGACTTCATTTTACTAGCAGCAATACTGTGCTTCATTGACTGatttatttaacattttcagaaaggaaaggaaatagaaaagggaaagggaaaagggggaaaaaaagaggcaagGATAAAGGAAATTCAGTTAATTAATTCTAATTCATGCACGTACAGGGAAGCGCTGAGAAACAATTCCCGATTCTATTGGTTTTACAATAATGAGACATGGGATCAATGTCTGGCAAAGGTAATAGCAAACTAGAAGTGATAAGCAAGGAAATTTTCCAGCAGAGGACACCTTTGGCCACCTAATCTTTCAAGGTCTCTGTGGTTGTCCCCAAGAATATTGCAGTGACCTTTTCTATCCACTGCAGCACCAGATGTTCTTCCATCCAAAACCAAAGGTATTACAGAGTGCAGGATGCAATTTACCAAGGTCTGCATATTAAACCAGCCTAAACCAAACCCATCGGCTAAAGCAAGCAACAGAGAAGAGAAAGTCTCAAAATTTTCAGGAGAGAATCCCCCAAGCCACTTACTCCCCCCCCGTGTAACCACTTTGGTGAACTTTCTGCTTTCACAAGATTTTATAAAGTGTCCCTGCAGAAGCCCCAGATATTGCTTCCATAGAAGAATGGCACACAAGGGATATACTTTTATTAAACTGCAAGGAAGGTAGGTAACAAGCTGCCTCCTTCACAGATATCAGTGAACTGCTGCCTAGAAGCCTCTGAGCTGTTGAAAGCCAAGGCATGAAAGGCCAACTGCCCACGCTTACCTGCCAGTATCAGCTCACTCCTCAAGCAGCCATTTTCTTGTTTCAGGTGACTGATTTCCTCCTGGTGCTTGCTgctttctttcatcttttcagAGAGGACATCTGTAAAACAAAGTGTAGCATTTCCCAGAGTGAAAAGGAGTCGTGCTGGCCTACACTAAATTAGGTGCCCAGTATAAACATTTACCTTTCATCTTATTTACTTGAAACACGACATCGCTCAGGGTCAGTTTGAGGTCTTGCTGTTCTCTGTTGCGACTGAATTCCATCAGCTTTGCTGCATGCAGTGCACCTTCCAGTGTCTTAAACTTGGATGTAACCTCAGTAATCTGATCAGTTGTTTCAATTAAGGCCTTGTCCTGAAATAGAAAAGAGAATGAATTCTTATTTTTTATGTTATGGGTGGGTTTTGACAAAACAACAGTACATCTTTCTGCAGCAGTTAAAGCGATCCACAGACTCCCTTCTGagcttttggggaaaaaaaaaaccaaccctaaAATTAAAGCTTGGAAACAAGCTTGtttatgaaaataaaccagtttaTTGCTGACTACTTTTCCCTTCTCAAACAAGCCTAAGAATTAGCCATGAGTGAGATCACCAGTGACAGAAGCCTCATGGCACAGTCAGCAACAGCTGCACTGCAGTTTGACCACATTTAGTGCCCATGAGATGACAGATGTTACAGGCGTTACCTTCAGCTGAAGCATAGTGAGAAGCTCCTGTTCCCTCGCTTGCAGCTGGCCTGTCTTAGCAGACAGTTCCAAAACTGAGCAGTGGAGACTCTGATTTTTCTCCTAGTGAACAGAAATAAGCATCAGCTATTACTTCAGTGATTCAAAGTTACTGATTTTTTCCAGTAAATGCATCCATGTTATTTAAACATCATGAATGGTTATGCAGGATCTTGAGCAAACTGGAGAAAAGAGGACTGGAGTAAAAATGATACCCCAATCAGCTTGTGATCAAGGGTCTTAATACCCTGCATGTCTCAGTTTTGGAATGTTACAGTTCATCACAGGCATCCTGTACATGCATGGACTGCAAAATCAGATCATTACTCAATCCCTACCTCCAGAGCCTGGCAGTGAACAGATGAATCTGATACTTTTTGGGTGAGCTCTTTAAACTTCTGTTGTGTGTTTTCAAGTGTTGTCTTACTGTCATTATGCTGGGATTCTAACAACTTCAACTTTTTGGTCAGTGATTTTATAATTGCATTTCTCTCGTTCAGCTCATCTGAAAAGGAAGGAGACAAAGTTATCTGTGAGAAAACAGCTCAGAGGCTGTCACGCAACTTCTTAAATCTCAGAAATCATTTAACCCAGTGTTTTAAAATCACACAATTTAGAACTGGATGCTTGTGTTGCACACTGTGAAGGAGGATTCCCTGGCTACCCAGGTCAGATGGAGCAGGAACCTGTGTGGTGAGCTCTGTGCTGAGACTGTTCAGAGCCACCAGGTGTTTCACTGGgtggtttgtgtttgttcagAGCTGTGCAGCAGAACCTCAGGGCACAGGGCTCTGTAACTCGCCATCAAGTTGCaaatttttctcttcccccGACATTTATTTaatcagattattttttaaataattcacaGAAGCAATTTACACATTCAGACGAGAAAGAGTTACCTGATCATCATACCCTCTTCAAAATCAGATCATTTCAGCACCAGTGTGGAAGTTTAGATCTCAGAAACAGACAATAAAATTTAAAGGCTGAAGGGTAGGAAAGGGTTCCTTATACGATGCAAAACTGTTATTGAGGGGTCAAAGCAGCTGAATATACTTTTAAGACcaagattttcttctttccatccCAACACTTACTGGTTAATAAGCTGCATCGTTCTGCTAAAGTCAGTATTTTTTGGCGATCATCTTCCCAGGCCTGAATGTGTCTCTCATGCACTGCCACCATGTCATTGAGCTCCTTGTCACGATCTTTCAGTTCTGCAATTAAAAGCTTGAGTTCTTGTCTCTGTCTCTTAATGATGCTGTTCTTGCGATCTGGGCTAAATGCCTATAAAGGGTGAGACAGGAATGCATTTCAACACAAGGAAGTGACAAATTATCTCATAATAAACTGGAGGCTTTTATTTCAGTAGAGTTATGTTTATATTATAAATAGAAACCATTTCGAAAAGTTCCTTATGCTCGTGGTACAACCTGTGGCCCTTGACTGAAGCCCTTTGCATGACAAGGTGGTACCACCTGTGGTCCATGACTCAAACCGTCAGCAGCGCAATGAGTACCCTCCaaccaaaaagagagagagctGATTGTTAGCGGCGCTTTCATGTTTTACCTGGGGAGAAGCAGAACGCAGCAGCGATGAACTCATAGGGGACTGGGGGCCAGAGCGCTGCCAGGCATTAGCGGAACCGGGAACGCTTCAAGGATGTCACGTTCAGCACGGAGGCTCCCGCGTTCAGCAGCCCCGGTACCCGCCGACCCTGAGGGAGCACAAGCGGCGCTGAgccggagcggggcgggggcggccccgcggcctCCCGCAGGCCTGAGGGGGGCCCTGAGGTACCTCCCCCGGGGAGCGGCCCCCCTTCCCGGGCAGGCCTGCAGCACCTCCCCGCTGTCCCGCCCGGCTGGGAAGGCCCTTCCCAAGCTCGGGGGTTtcccgtgccccccgtgccccccgcccGTTACCCGCGGCCGCCCCCAacccaccgccgccgccgcccggccccgcccgccgttGGTGGAAGCTCCGCCCCGCACGGCGAAGGGGCCGCGGGTTCGAGTCCTGGGGCCGCCGGTTCGAGGCCCTCAGCCGCAGGTTCGAGTCCCGCGGCCGCCGCACCCGGAGCTCTGCGggcggggctggagctgccagaaAAAATGCGATGATGAATAACGTTGTTAATAGGGGATGAGTAAGAACGCGGCAGGATGTTACGTGTTGGAGGCAACTTCCCTGTCCAGTGTTAAATAGGAGGACTACAGAGACGCAGTCATTTCTCGAGATACGCTACTCCAGATTTCCAGCTATAGGGATAGAGTTATCTCTCCACATACACCCACGGTTTATAAAtagaaatcactgaaaaaaGCAACTTTACAGGAAGAGAACAGGGCATCTGACACATCACCCCCTTGGCTTTCAGCTCACAGAGGCTCAGCAGTGACAGGAGCACGTCACTTCCAGGACTTTGCATTTAGTGTTATTAAATGGAGCAGTGCAACAAAAAGCACTAAATCGATGCTCGAGGCTGTTTGTGGGAGtacagagagcagagctggcaccCCACCCCACCTGCTAACATGGCCTGTGGAACAGTGCTCACTGTTAATTTGTGTTCTTGAATGAGCAGCACGACAAAAGCATAAAGCCACTACAATTGCCTCACCTAGAAGCCCAGCAGGCTTGGAGATCTTTGGAATTATGAAAATAGGATAAATTTCTAAGCCATATTCACATATTTCTCAGTGTTTCCAGTCAATAAAATAATTCAGCTGGCAGGGACGTAGAATGATCACTTCAGCCCAACTGTGTGACCACTCCAGGATTCACTGTCCTTTC includes the following:
- the CCDC62 gene encoding coiled-coil domain-containing protein 62 isoform X2, with protein sequence MSSSLLRSASPQAFSPDRKNSIIKRQRQELKLLIAELKDRDKELNDMVAVHERHIQAWEDDRQKILTLAERCSLLTNELNERNAIIKSLTKKLKLLESQHNDSKTTLENTQQKFKELTQKVSDSSVHCQALEEKNQSLHCSVLELSAKTGQLQAREQELLTMLQLKDKALIETTDQITEVTSKFKTLEGALHAAKLMEFSRNREQQDLKLTLSDVVFQVNKMKDVLSEKMKESSKHQEEISHLKQENGCLRSELILAVEEAQRKDQLYQFAKSKQVRIEKELSSLRQVCVKQQWDLHFLHVNLDNSQDSRQKHEKAASGRSEENVDLNSYHLASPHLTSTQKSDMTQNSGKSSGEDSPLDISDLAVTKPTNRCCMNTDTSSLFWKLERSLAQSRQILTDLELSLLHTSPSCIANTNTMNKRKKLFPTQK